The following proteins are co-located in the Maridesulfovibrio sp. genome:
- a CDS encoding succinate dehydrogenase/fumarate reductase cytochrome b subunit, with translation MSFNSTVTPVKRGKSDAILDWLQMFSGVALIIFVFMHMSLVSSIIFSPSIMDTIAHTYEENYMAQIGGPLLFLLFLFHFYLAARKIPFRLEGQKTIWKHAKMLKHRDTWLWVVQVVSAMLILVMGAIHMWAVLSDLPITAARSAERIQSGPWIFFYLVLAPLVVMHVVAGLYRIAVKWGFIKDYQRGRLNKFATGLAVFFICIGLATLARFMTLST, from the coding sequence ATGTCTTTCAATTCTACTGTTACTCCTGTCAAGCGGGGCAAGAGTGACGCGATTCTGGACTGGCTCCAGATGTTTTCAGGGGTGGCTCTTATCATTTTTGTATTTATGCATATGAGCCTTGTTTCAAGTATAATTTTCAGTCCATCAATCATGGACACCATTGCCCACACTTACGAGGAAAACTACATGGCCCAGATCGGCGGGCCCCTCCTTTTCCTGCTTTTCCTTTTTCATTTCTACCTTGCTGCGCGCAAGATTCCTTTCAGGCTTGAAGGCCAGAAAACCATCTGGAAACACGCCAAAATGCTCAAACACCGTGACACATGGCTTTGGGTTGTACAGGTTGTTTCCGCCATGCTGATTCTGGTTATGGGAGCTATCCATATGTGGGCTGTGCTCAGCGACCTGCCCATCACTGCGGCACGTTCCGCTGAACGCATTCAGTCCGGCCCGTGGATCTTCTTTTACCTTGTACTGGCTCCGCTGGTGGTCATGCACGTTGTGGCAGGACTGTACAGAATTGCGGTCAAATGGGGCTTCATCAAGGATTACCAGCGCGGCAGGTTGAATAAGTTCGCCACCGGGCTAGCTGTATTTTTCATCTGTATTGGTCTGGCCACTCTGGCCCGCTTTATGACCTTGAGTACTTAG
- a CDS encoding FadR/GntR family transcriptional regulator, whose amino-acid sequence MDSNNPAKTVHQSVAQQIAELIESGNFKKGDKLPAERSLAEKFKVSRSSIREAIKSLAQKNLVESRRGDGTYILADMDADIFEAFTTAFSDQKKRISDIFQFRRVIEPEIAALAAASMDEETLNRLKVIVFDQQMKTQSGKNTRDLDALLHLEIAKATGNSIFPEMMMALERIMKESRSEILQPPQRQQASISAHFKILEAFENRDQDQARKTMRKHIDEVEEAATGRTSSE is encoded by the coding sequence ATGGATTCAAATAATCCAGCAAAAACAGTGCACCAGTCAGTAGCACAGCAGATTGCCGAGCTGATTGAATCGGGCAATTTTAAAAAAGGCGACAAGCTTCCTGCGGAAAGGTCTTTAGCCGAAAAATTCAAGGTCTCCAGAAGTTCAATCCGAGAGGCTATCAAATCTCTGGCCCAAAAAAATCTGGTTGAAAGCCGCCGCGGAGACGGCACCTACATTCTTGCAGATATGGACGCAGACATTTTCGAAGCCTTCACCACAGCTTTCAGCGACCAGAAAAAGAGGATCAGTGACATTTTCCAATTCAGGAGAGTCATCGAACCGGAAATTGCCGCCCTTGCCGCGGCCTCCATGGATGAGGAGACTCTTAACCGCTTAAAGGTAATTGTCTTCGATCAACAGATGAAAACCCAGAGCGGTAAAAACACCAGAGATCTTGATGCCCTGCTGCATCTTGAAATTGCCAAGGCAACCGGGAACTCGATTTTCCCGGAAATGATGATGGCTCTTGAGCGAATTATGAAGGAAAGCCGCAGTGAGATCCTGCAACCGCCACAAAGGCAACAGGCCTCAATTTCTGCACATTTCAAGATCCTGGAAGCATTTGAAAACCGTGACCAGGATCAGGCCCGCAAAACCATGCGCAAGCACATCGATGAAGTTGAAGAAGCAGCAACAGGCCGCACTTCATCAGAATAA
- a CDS encoding sulfite exporter TauE/SafE family protein, whose protein sequence is MFSTLLIFVVLGIFAGILAGLLGIGGGLVIVPILVFTLPPLGIPDVHLMHIALGTSLASIIFTSISSMRSHNKRGAVRWDIFKTITPGIILGTFLGSLSTSFMNTNFLKGIFVVFLYYVASQMLFGLKPKASRQVPGFQGLFVAGNVIGIFSSLVGIGGGTLSVPFLTMCNIVIHTAIGTAAAIGLPIAISGTAGYVWTGIGIEGLPPYCFGYVYLPALIGIVSASMLTAPIGVRLAHSLPVDKLKKIFAILLIVVATRMLISIF, encoded by the coding sequence ATGTTCTCCACCTTACTGATTTTCGTTGTACTTGGTATTTTCGCCGGAATTCTGGCCGGATTGCTCGGCATCGGCGGAGGGCTGGTTATTGTACCAATCCTTGTCTTCACCCTGCCTCCGCTGGGGATACCGGATGTTCATCTCATGCACATCGCATTGGGAACCTCCCTTGCAAGCATCATATTTACTTCAATATCCAGCATGCGTTCGCACAACAAACGCGGAGCCGTGCGCTGGGATATTTTCAAGACCATCACCCCGGGCATCATCCTCGGTACATTTCTCGGCTCCCTGTCCACTTCATTCATGAACACCAATTTTCTGAAAGGCATCTTTGTAGTCTTCCTTTATTACGTAGCCTCACAAATGCTTTTCGGACTCAAGCCCAAGGCTTCCCGGCAGGTACCGGGCTTTCAGGGACTCTTCGTTGCCGGTAACGTGATCGGTATCTTTTCCAGTCTCGTAGGCATCGGCGGCGGAACACTTTCCGTGCCTTTCCTGACCATGTGCAATATCGTCATTCACACCGCCATCGGCACTGCAGCAGCAATAGGTCTGCCCATCGCCATCTCCGGAACTGCCGGATATGTCTGGACCGGCATCGGAATTGAGGGACTCCCCCCCTACTGCTTCGGTTATGTTTACCTGCCTGCCTTGATCGGAATCGTCTCCGCCAGTATGCTGACAGCCCCCATTGGTGTACGTTTGGCCCACAGCCTGCCTGTGGATAAACTTAAGAAAATTTTTGCAATCCTGCTCATAGTTGTAGCAACCAGAATGCTGATTAGCATTTTTTAA
- a CDS encoding alpha-hydroxy-acid oxidizing protein: protein MKEVRDNARELMKGYCKVCPVCNGKACVGEVPGMGGLGTAASFKNNVKALEDLKLNMRTIHEFSDPDTSVNVMGIDLDIPVIAAPIGGVEFNMGGKVSELDYVTNKLKGCRNKGIIGCTGDGVPPFIHESGFAAIKDVDGHGIPFIKPWEDKELNEKLQKAEETGCKIIGMDIDAAGLITLKKMGRPVTPKCMRKLREIIESVNADFILKGIMTPDEARMAIDAGAKGIVVSNHGGRVLDSCPGTAEVLFEISRAVAGQCSVMVDGGVRTGIDVLKMLALGADAVMIGRPFSIATIGGLQEGVEKYIDQLKAELTAAMVLTGTEKASFVDIRALHR from the coding sequence ATGAAAGAAGTACGCGATAACGCCCGAGAATTAATGAAAGGCTATTGTAAAGTATGTCCTGTCTGTAACGGCAAAGCCTGTGTAGGCGAAGTTCCCGGCATGGGAGGACTCGGTACTGCAGCCAGCTTTAAAAATAACGTAAAAGCACTTGAAGACCTTAAGCTGAACATGCGTACCATCCATGAATTCAGCGATCCGGATACTTCTGTGAATGTAATGGGCATCGACCTCGATATTCCCGTCATTGCCGCTCCCATCGGCGGCGTGGAATTCAATATGGGCGGCAAGGTCAGCGAACTGGATTATGTCACCAACAAGCTCAAAGGCTGCAGGAACAAAGGAATCATCGGCTGTACCGGAGACGGCGTGCCCCCCTTTATTCATGAAAGCGGCTTTGCAGCCATCAAAGATGTAGACGGGCACGGAATACCATTTATCAAACCCTGGGAAGATAAAGAGCTTAACGAAAAGCTCCAGAAAGCAGAAGAAACCGGATGTAAAATCATCGGTATGGATATTGATGCAGCCGGACTGATCACCCTGAAGAAAATGGGCCGTCCGGTTACCCCTAAATGCATGCGTAAACTGCGCGAAATCATCGAATCTGTAAATGCCGACTTCATCCTCAAGGGAATCATGACCCCGGATGAAGCACGCATGGCTATTGATGCCGGAGCCAAAGGTATTGTTGTTTCAAACCATGGCGGCCGCGTTCTTGACTCCTGCCCCGGTACCGCGGAGGTTCTTTTTGAAATCTCCCGTGCAGTTGCAGGTCAGTGTTCCGTAATGGTCGACGGCGGCGTACGCACAGGCATCGACGTGCTCAAGATGCTGGCTCTCGGCGCTGATGCTGTCATGATAGGACGTCCTTTCTCAATTGCCACCATAGGCGGCCTGCAGGAAGGCGTTGAAAAATACATCGACCAACTCAAAGCGGAACTCACTGCAGCAATGGTCCTCACCGGAACAGAAAAAGCAAGCTTCGTAGATATCAGAGCCTTGCACCGCTAA
- a CDS encoding transporter substrate-binding domain-containing protein, with product MKNTLYLIFTYSTIIFSILALSNKTIYADQITIGYIELPPYYYTNDQQKPDGILLYLTKKIMRRAGCNCEYISMPSKRILHTLKKGGPFASIGWFKTPEREEYAKFSLPIYENKPILVLLRKEDREQFSKYNTLEELLKQSKYKTGLIAGHSMGGYIDYLLTKHPQAFHALSGTTQQLVRMLYDKRIDFCLLAPVEIAKIIKQSPYKENDFYFMSMADIIKGNTRHLIFSKDVSNDTISKINAAITEIKYETELSRYAD from the coding sequence ATGAAAAACACTCTTTATCTCATATTCACATATTCGACTATAATCTTTTCTATTTTAGCTCTATCAAATAAAACGATCTATGCTGATCAAATAACAATCGGTTATATCGAACTTCCGCCCTACTACTATACAAATGACCAACAAAAACCAGATGGTATTTTACTGTATCTCACAAAGAAAATTATGCGGAGAGCAGGATGCAATTGCGAATACATAAGCATGCCATCCAAAAGGATATTACATACCCTCAAGAAGGGAGGTCCATTTGCCTCAATAGGATGGTTTAAGACCCCGGAACGTGAAGAGTATGCTAAGTTTTCGTTACCAATTTACGAAAACAAACCCATTCTTGTGCTTTTAAGAAAAGAAGATCGCGAACAATTCTCGAAATATAATACTCTGGAAGAACTTTTGAAACAGAGTAAATACAAAACAGGTCTTATTGCAGGTCATTCAATGGGAGGATATATTGATTATTTACTCACAAAACATCCGCAAGCCTTTCATGCCCTATCCGGAACAACTCAACAACTTGTCAGAATGCTCTACGATAAGCGAATTGATTTCTGCCTGCTGGCTCCAGTAGAAATCGCTAAAATAATTAAGCAATCTCCCTACAAGGAAAATGATTTTTACTTCATGTCCATGGCAGACATCATAAAAGGAAATACACGTCATTTGATCTTTTCCAAAGATGTTTCAAATGACACAATCAGCAAGATCAACGCCGCCATAACTGAAATCAAATATGAGACCGAACTTAGCAGGTATGCTGATTAA
- a CDS encoding GNAT family N-acetyltransferase, translating into MKSSIHYDQLQPGEEGRASKLIFKVFDENVAPCFTEEGCSEFKSYATPEALRERVGYGSFIFAARDGEELVGVAEIRSFKHLCLLFVDLAQQGKGIGKELIQMVADRCREAGNSELTVNSSLNSRTFYERFGFIAQDEEQLKNGIRFVPMKYML; encoded by the coding sequence ATGAAATCTTCAATTCATTATGATCAGTTGCAGCCTGGCGAAGAAGGCCGTGCTTCCAAGTTGATCTTCAAAGTTTTCGATGAAAATGTTGCTCCGTGTTTTACGGAAGAAGGTTGTTCAGAATTTAAGTCCTATGCAACTCCTGAAGCCCTGCGTGAACGTGTAGGGTACGGATCTTTTATTTTTGCGGCACGAGATGGTGAAGAACTTGTGGGTGTTGCAGAAATACGCTCTTTTAAGCATTTGTGCCTGCTTTTTGTTGATTTAGCACAACAGGGTAAAGGTATTGGAAAGGAATTAATTCAGATGGTTGCAGACCGTTGCCGGGAGGCTGGGAATAGTGAACTAACCGTTAATTCTTCGCTAAATTCCCGAACTTTCTATGAGAGATTTGGCTTTATTGCACAGGACGAAGAGCAGCTTAAGAATGGCATACGATTTGTGCCGATGAAGTATATGCTGTGA
- a CDS encoding DNA polymerase III subunit delta', with protein sequence MFTSIQETASRQSLVLPRFAKLAQKPPQCLLIEGGNADERMDMARYWACVLNCENGQDPCGSCQSCQQIADNAFNDFLLIDREENESGTGLKQDISVDSIRELLPVWGQPPNGGGTRVTVVREAQHLNGNSANALLKTLEEPRPGNVFVLTAPQRERLLETLVSRSWVITLAWPTDQQNSPEVAEWVDAMLRFWRSGQGWFARTSAKGALDKELGLQVVMGCQRELKNSLVNPQSTSAANALSGLFDPKGLRRLDLVLGKAQESLNYNVNPALVLDWVCTAAMPKKRR encoded by the coding sequence ATGTTCACATCTATTCAAGAAACTGCTTCGAGGCAGAGTTTGGTCTTGCCTCGTTTTGCGAAGCTCGCACAGAAGCCACCGCAATGCCTGCTGATCGAGGGCGGCAACGCAGACGAGCGCATGGACATGGCTCGCTATTGGGCCTGTGTGCTGAACTGCGAGAATGGTCAGGACCCATGCGGTTCCTGCCAATCCTGTCAGCAGATAGCAGATAATGCCTTCAATGATTTTCTGCTCATCGACCGCGAAGAAAATGAAAGCGGAACCGGATTGAAGCAGGATATTTCCGTAGATTCAATTCGTGAATTACTTCCGGTATGGGGGCAGCCGCCAAATGGTGGAGGAACCCGTGTCACCGTGGTCCGCGAAGCGCAGCACCTTAATGGCAATTCAGCCAATGCACTTCTGAAGACTCTTGAAGAACCCCGTCCGGGCAATGTTTTTGTTCTTACAGCACCGCAGCGTGAGCGCCTGCTTGAAACCCTTGTCTCACGCAGTTGGGTCATTACCCTTGCGTGGCCTACAGATCAGCAGAATTCACCGGAAGTGGCAGAATGGGTTGATGCTATGCTCCGCTTCTGGCGTTCCGGTCAGGGCTGGTTTGCCCGTACTTCCGCAAAGGGTGCTTTGGATAAAGAACTGGGCTTGCAGGTGGTCATGGGCTGTCAGCGTGAGCTCAAGAACTCGCTCGTTAATCCCCAATCCACTTCCGCAGCCAATGCGCTTTCGGGTCTGTTCGATCCCAAAGGTTTGCGTAGGCTTGACCTTGTGCTTGGAAAAGCGCAGGAATCCCTCAATTACAATGTAAATCCTGCCTTAGTTCTGGACTGGGTTTGCACTGCTGCCATGCCGAAGAAACGGCGGTAG
- a CDS encoding adenylosuccinate synthase — protein MANTVIVGTQWGDEGKGKIVDMLAEQAGAIVRFQGGNNAGHTLVVEGEQCILHLIPSGVLHQGKKCLIGNGVVLDPEVFLKEIDGLAAKGVDVSPERLMISKKTQIIMPYHKLMDNCRESLKSADNKIGTTGRGIGPCYEDKMNRCGIRAADLADPELLREKIVAGLQEKNVLFEKLFNVEALDAEKVYQEMLPIAERVAPYLADVSSVIQDENKKGNMVLFEGAQGVHLDIDHGTYPFVTSSNVVAGNAAAGAGCGPRQLESIIGICKAYTTRVGAGPFPTELFDEVGDTLQRNGHEFGATTGRKRRCGWLDMVVLRETARLCDLTEFALTKLDVLSGLKEIKICVAYEYRGEKVDYPPQEQNGMAHVQPVYESMPGWDEDITKASVYDELPEAARNYIARIEELSGVKVGIVSVGPDRAQTIVR, from the coding sequence ATGGCTAATACCGTAATCGTGGGAACCCAGTGGGGGGACGAAGGCAAGGGCAAAATCGTTGATATGCTCGCCGAACAAGCAGGTGCGATTGTACGTTTCCAAGGTGGAAACAACGCAGGCCACACCCTTGTTGTGGAAGGAGAGCAGTGTATCCTGCATCTCATCCCGTCCGGGGTTCTCCATCAGGGTAAAAAGTGCCTCATCGGTAACGGTGTAGTACTCGACCCCGAGGTTTTTCTCAAGGAGATTGACGGACTTGCCGCAAAAGGCGTTGATGTCTCTCCCGAGCGCTTGATGATCAGCAAGAAAACCCAGATCATCATGCCGTACCACAAGTTGATGGACAATTGCCGCGAATCTCTTAAATCCGCTGATAACAAGATCGGAACCACCGGTCGTGGAATCGGTCCTTGCTACGAAGATAAAATGAACCGTTGCGGCATTCGTGCCGCTGATCTTGCTGATCCCGAACTGCTGCGTGAAAAAATTGTAGCCGGGCTTCAGGAGAAGAACGTTCTTTTTGAAAAACTTTTCAATGTTGAAGCTCTCGACGCTGAAAAGGTATATCAGGAAATGCTGCCTATCGCTGAAAGGGTTGCGCCCTACCTCGCCGATGTTTCTTCCGTAATTCAGGATGAAAACAAGAAAGGCAACATGGTCCTCTTCGAAGGCGCACAGGGTGTGCATCTCGATATCGACCACGGAACCTACCCGTTCGTAACTTCCTCCAACGTTGTTGCCGGTAACGCTGCTGCAGGCGCAGGATGCGGTCCCCGTCAGCTGGAAAGCATCATCGGTATCTGTAAGGCTTACACCACCCGCGTTGGTGCCGGTCCTTTCCCCACCGAACTGTTCGACGAAGTTGGCGACACACTGCAGAGAAACGGCCATGAGTTCGGTGCAACCACCGGACGTAAACGCCGCTGCGGTTGGTTGGATATGGTTGTCCTGCGTGAAACCGCAAGGCTCTGCGATCTCACCGAGTTCGCCCTGACCAAGCTCGACGTACTTTCCGGTCTTAAAGAAATTAAAATCTGCGTTGCTTACGAGTACCGCGGTGAAAAAGTCGATTATCCCCCGCAGGAACAGAACGGCATGGCTCACGTCCAGCCCGTTTACGAATCCATGCCCGGCTGGGATGAAGACATCACCAAGGCATCTGTTTATGACGAACTGCCTGAAGCCGCACGTAACTATATCGCACGCATTGAAGAACTCTCCGGCGTAAAAGTCGGCATAGTCTCTGTAGGTCCCGACCGCGCTCAGACTATTGTGAGATAA
- a CDS encoding transglycosylase SLT domain-containing protein — translation MGILILFSQHIFNIVVYLALFSFFYYIYSVKYEIPLPNTIRVAAVNIERVFPKLSPWGPGFERELVDGFAEYAGAELAIKAYPTHDKAFEALIKGKADILLATGYNPDLSTTSTPLRKGPVYEKSQAAMLHHILRFELRTPFELCDQEVFVPAHSGLIKTFKDLKEQLECSPTMIRGNSSTHLGPLLKLNENKDVRFHLVESGAFKPIRPFLHKLRITDYFGDDLEYRWYLRSDVYGLRQASDDYWNMVTTNGTLEDLQEKYFGFIPEETDFYDLYSLRKDIREKLPRYHKYILKAAKKYGINPLLLTAVMYQESRFDPLARSKTGVRGLMQLTNDTAQLLGLTSRLDPQQAINGGARYLKFLWDKLESQDVEGWDRWLFTLAAYNQGLGHVYDAIEIAKYTSKHPGTWRSLKQVFPLLTRPKYHSKTKHGYTRGYEAVDYVDSVRYYYYIMNGLAVLPGLEANYLIPLTSAR, via the coding sequence ATGGGCATTTTGATACTTTTTTCACAACATATATTCAATATTGTTGTGTATTTGGCGTTGTTCTCCTTTTTTTACTACATTTATTCAGTAAAATACGAGATTCCCCTGCCCAACACAATCCGGGTTGCTGCGGTGAACATCGAACGCGTTTTCCCAAAGCTCTCCCCATGGGGGCCGGGATTCGAACGTGAACTGGTGGATGGATTCGCTGAATACGCCGGGGCAGAACTAGCCATCAAAGCCTACCCCACCCATGACAAAGCCTTCGAAGCCCTGATTAAAGGAAAAGCCGATATTCTGCTGGCGACCGGCTACAATCCGGATTTAAGCACTACAAGCACACCGCTGCGCAAAGGTCCGGTATATGAAAAAAGCCAAGCGGCAATGCTGCACCATATTCTTAGATTTGAACTTCGCACACCTTTTGAACTTTGCGATCAGGAAGTTTTCGTGCCGGCACACTCTGGGCTGATTAAGACCTTCAAAGACCTTAAGGAACAATTAGAGTGCTCACCAACCATGATCAGGGGGAACAGCTCAACTCATCTTGGCCCGCTGTTGAAATTAAACGAAAACAAAGACGTCCGTTTCCACCTTGTGGAATCCGGTGCTTTCAAGCCTATCAGACCATTTCTCCACAAACTCAGAATCACAGATTATTTCGGCGATGATCTGGAATACAGGTGGTATCTGCGCTCTGACGTCTATGGCCTTCGACAGGCATCTGACGACTACTGGAACATGGTCACCACCAATGGCACCCTTGAAGATTTGCAGGAAAAGTATTTTGGATTCATACCGGAAGAGACCGATTTCTATGACTTGTACTCTCTTCGTAAGGATATCCGGGAGAAACTGCCCCGTTACCACAAATATATCCTGAAGGCCGCCAAGAAATACGGAATAAACCCGCTGCTGCTTACAGCTGTAATGTATCAGGAATCTCGGTTCGATCCGCTTGCACGCAGTAAGACAGGAGTTCGCGGACTGATGCAGCTGACTAACGACACCGCTCAACTCTTAGGATTAACAAGCAGGCTGGACCCGCAACAAGCAATTAACGGCGGCGCGCGTTATTTAAAATTTCTTTGGGACAAGCTGGAAAGCCAGGATGTTGAAGGTTGGGATCGCTGGCTGTTCACCCTCGCGGCCTACAATCAAGGCTTGGGACATGTTTATGATGCCATTGAGATTGCCAAGTATACCAGTAAGCATCCGGGTACATGGCGCTCACTCAAGCAGGTCTTTCCGTTGCTGACAAGGCCGAAATACCATTCAAAAACAAAACACGGCTACACACGAGGGTATGAAGCCGTGGATTATGTCGATAGCGTCCGCTACTACTATTACATCATGAACGGGTTAGCTGTCCTTCCGGGGCTGGAGGCGAATTACCTTATTCCCCTTACTTCCGCCCGCTGA
- a CDS encoding IMP cyclohydrolase has protein sequence MSDLKKMYKTLQQDPFPADMTVTLGDQKLTFKKRTWEIDGETKGLRYGENPDQPAALYELVSGGLEYDGIKFRGEGQGLVSALTEEHMIQAGKHPGKTNLTDVDNALNILQYLTAKPAAVILKHNNPCGAAWSEEGVGVALHNAFQADRIAAFGGAIVVNRPFTMEAAEVVDSAYFEVVAAPSFEEGTLEVLKKRKNLRILQIPGIADLEKMLGQPFLDVKSLMDGGMVVQFSFRNRILDAEDFIPATAEKDGSTFSSRAPSKQEMDDMLFAWAVEAGVTSNSVIFAKDGVTTAIGTGEQDRVGCVELAVTKARIKYADGLCFEKFQMSLFELKLKALKDEQAAKDLAEIEQAAVEAKGGLKGSVLVSDGFFPFRDGVDLCMAQGITAIAQPGGSIRDHEVIQATNEASPQVAMVFTGQRSFKH, from the coding sequence ATGAGTGATCTTAAAAAAATGTACAAAACCCTGCAGCAGGACCCTTTTCCCGCTGATATGACTGTTACCCTCGGCGACCAGAAACTTACTTTTAAAAAAAGGACCTGGGAAATCGACGGTGAAACCAAAGGTCTTCGTTACGGCGAAAACCCCGACCAGCCTGCAGCCCTTTACGAACTTGTTTCCGGCGGACTTGAGTACGACGGCATCAAATTTCGCGGCGAAGGACAGGGACTTGTTTCCGCACTCACCGAAGAACACATGATTCAGGCAGGCAAGCATCCCGGCAAAACAAACCTGACCGATGTGGACAACGCCCTGAACATCCTGCAGTACCTCACCGCAAAGCCTGCAGCTGTCATTCTCAAGCACAACAACCCCTGCGGCGCAGCATGGTCTGAAGAAGGCGTCGGCGTAGCTCTGCACAATGCTTTTCAGGCTGACCGTATTGCTGCTTTCGGCGGAGCTATCGTTGTCAACCGACCCTTCACCATGGAAGCGGCTGAAGTTGTCGACAGTGCATACTTTGAAGTTGTTGCTGCTCCTTCTTTTGAAGAAGGAACTCTCGAAGTTCTCAAAAAACGCAAAAACCTGCGTATTCTCCAGATTCCCGGCATTGCCGATCTGGAAAAAATGCTCGGCCAGCCTTTCCTTGATGTAAAATCCCTTATGGATGGCGGCATGGTTGTACAGTTTTCTTTCCGCAACCGCATCCTCGATGCAGAAGATTTCATTCCCGCAACAGCAGAAAAAGACGGTTCCACCTTCTCTTCCCGCGCTCCTTCCAAACAGGAAATGGACGACATGCTCTTCGCATGGGCAGTTGAAGCAGGTGTAACCTCAAACTCTGTAATTTTTGCAAAAGACGGCGTGACCACTGCCATCGGCACCGGTGAGCAGGACCGCGTCGGTTGCGTAGAACTGGCCGTTACCAAAGCCCGCATCAAGTACGCTGACGGACTCTGCTTTGAAAAATTCCAGATGTCCCTTTTCGAGCTTAAACTCAAGGCTCTCAAAGACGAGCAGGCTGCCAAAGATCTCGCAGAAATCGAACAGGCCGCAGTTGAAGCCAAAGGCGGACTCAAAGGTTCAGTGCTGGTTTCCGACGGTTTCTTCCCCTTCCGCGACGGCGTAGACCTGTGCATGGCACAGGGTATCACCGCTATCGCACAGCCCGGCGGTTCCATCCGCGACCACGAAGTGATTCAGGCTACCAACGAAGCCTCACCTCAAGTTGCCATGGTCTTCACCGGCCAGCGTTCTTTTAAGCATTAA